Proteins encoded within one genomic window of Phototrophicus methaneseepsis:
- a CDS encoding creatininase family protein encodes MHIKDMNWTQVEAYLQQDDRCVLPLGSTEQHAYLSLCTDNILSETVSVAAAEPLGIPVFPVVNYGITPYFKAYPGSVSIRISTYLKIVEDILDGLREQGFRRILIVNGHGGNTPAQSYVGEWMADHPDCKVKFHNWWNAPQVWAKVMETDSVASHASWMENFPWTRLPDVTMPDEQKPPVDLRLLRTLAPEAARDLIGDGNYAGVYQRPDDEMLAIWDVAVQETRDLLTEGW; translated from the coding sequence GTGCACATCAAAGACATGAATTGGACGCAGGTTGAAGCCTATCTTCAGCAGGATGACCGCTGTGTGCTGCCGTTGGGCAGTACGGAACAACACGCTTACCTGAGCTTATGTACAGATAACATCCTCTCAGAGACTGTATCTGTAGCCGCCGCGGAGCCACTGGGTATCCCAGTTTTCCCGGTGGTGAATTATGGCATCACGCCGTATTTTAAGGCGTACCCTGGCAGTGTGAGCATCCGCATTTCGACCTATCTCAAGATCGTTGAAGATATCCTCGATGGCCTGAGAGAACAGGGCTTCCGTCGTATTTTGATCGTCAACGGGCATGGGGGCAATACGCCAGCCCAGAGCTACGTCGGCGAATGGATGGCCGATCATCCTGATTGCAAGGTGAAGTTCCATAACTGGTGGAACGCGCCCCAGGTCTGGGCTAAGGTCATGGAGACAGATTCTGTAGCATCGCATGCCTCCTGGATGGAGAACTTCCCCTGGACGCGCCTGCCGGATGTGACGATGCCGGATGAGCAGAAGCCGCCCGTGGACCTGCGCTTGCTGCGGACGCTCGCGCCAGAAGCGGCCCGCGACCTCATCGGCGATGGCAACTACGCGGGTGTTTACCAGCGTCCTGATGACGAGATGCTGGCGATATGGGATGTTGCTGTACAGGAAACGCGCGACCTGCTGACGGAAGGCTGGTAA
- the tnpA gene encoding IS200/IS605 family transposase translates to MSKSLAHTKWMCKYHIVFTPKYRRKVIYNQYKASIVEILKDLCKWKGVEIIEGNARIDHIHLLVSIPPKYSVSVIMGYLKGKSATMIFDRHANLKYKFGNRHFWARGYYVSTVGLNEATIAKYVREQEKHDQMMDRISTKEHDDPFRG, encoded by the coding sequence ATGAGCAAAAGTCTAGCACACACGAAATGGATGTGTAAGTATCACATCGTGTTCACGCCCAAGTACCGACGGAAAGTAATCTACAACCAGTACAAAGCCAGTATTGTGGAGATATTGAAGGATTTGTGCAAGTGGAAAGGCGTGGAGATCATAGAGGGAAACGCCCGAATCGATCACATCCATCTGTTAGTATCGATCCCACCCAAATATAGCGTGTCGGTTATCATGGGCTATCTGAAAGGCAAGAGTGCCACGATGATCTTTGACCGCCATGCGAATCTAAAATACAAGTTCGGGAATCGGCATTTCTGGGCGCGAGGCTACTACGTAAGCACAGTAGGACTGAATGAAGCGACGATCGCAAAGTACGTGCGTGAGCAAGAGAAACACGATCAAATGATGGATCGGATCAGCACAAAAGAGCATGACGACCCCTTTAGGGGTTAG
- a CDS encoding glutaredoxin family protein: protein MTTDKTLVMYSRTYGCPFVSVAKQVLREHNIPYEERFIDQDAAAKERVLTWTGFLSVPTIIVAEPGEKVPYTDFAPLPDGDSPRGVDRGPMITEANAQELTAWLTKHGFIG from the coding sequence ATGACCACTGACAAAACGCTCGTCATGTACAGCCGGACTTATGGCTGTCCTTTTGTTTCCGTGGCGAAACAAGTACTTCGCGAGCATAACATCCCCTATGAAGAACGTTTCATTGACCAGGATGCAGCCGCTAAAGAGCGCGTTCTGACGTGGACGGGCTTCCTTTCCGTGCCAACGATCATCGTGGCGGAACCGGGCGAAAAGGTCCCTTATACTGATTTTGCACCGCTGCCAGATGGGGATTCGCCGCGCGGGGTTGATCGCGGACCCATGATCACGGAAGCCAATGCTCAGGAACTCACGGCATGGCTGACGAAACACGGCTTCATCGGGTAA
- a CDS encoding DoxX family protein, translating into MTSEAQMSAPKTSPFQTAGRLLLGFFLLFAGISHLSWARDEFLAQVPDWVPLDKDLVVVLSGIVEVSLGGSLVALPGHRVTVGWVVAAFFVAIFPGNISQYVNRIDAFGLDTDQARLIRLFFQPLLVIWALWSTGAWQAWRRSRSNA; encoded by the coding sequence ATGACTTCTGAAGCTCAAATGAGCGCACCCAAAACAAGCCCTTTCCAGACGGCAGGCCGTCTCCTGCTCGGATTTTTCTTGCTCTTTGCTGGTATCAGCCATCTGAGCTGGGCACGAGATGAATTTTTGGCGCAGGTGCCGGATTGGGTGCCATTAGATAAGGACCTCGTAGTTGTTTTATCCGGCATCGTAGAAGTTTCCTTAGGTGGCTCGCTGGTCGCTCTACCAGGGCATCGCGTCACGGTGGGATGGGTGGTTGCGGCTTTCTTCGTCGCTATCTTCCCCGGCAACATTTCCCAATATGTTAATCGCATCGACGCCTTTGGCCTGGATACAGACCAGGCTCGCCTGATCCGGTTGTTCTTCCAGCCGCTGCTCGTTATCTGGGCTTTGTGGTCCACAGGGGCTTGGCAAGCTTGGCGTCGAAGCCGATCAAACGCTTAA
- a CDS encoding glycosyltransferase: MRIAMVAIGSRGDVQPLLALGSGLQAAGHEVAIAAGKNFQALVEDAGLGYHALQTDIEALMNSQTGQDWVEEGTNSLKEAQHMRRVVDEMGEVLGQDILNATREADCVIGGLTSAGHTQAVCEKFNKQHLIALFSPLNPTSRYAATMVPSVPKVNTFLNRFSGYGAQYFMHWVTKNAVNAFRSKLGLGSFHYGNYARLYNRQTTVLYAISPLVMPRPAEWGSRIHVTGYWFYDAATDWQPSPALSAFLAAGETPVYIGFGSMPSKDPQGTAHMMIDALQMTGQRGIIQSGWAGLQADDLPDDIFLLDSAPHDWLFPRMKAVIHHGGAGTTSSALRAGVPSNIIAHMADQPYWGQRVHDLGVSGPFVYRHKLTTARLAKVIQNITQDMAMKDRAQLLGQKIRHEHGVANAVAIINAEIAR, from the coding sequence ATGCGGATTGCCATGGTCGCTATTGGGTCCCGCGGGGATGTACAGCCGCTGCTGGCCCTGGGGTCTGGGTTACAGGCTGCGGGCCACGAGGTCGCTATTGCCGCCGGGAAGAACTTCCAGGCGTTGGTAGAAGATGCCGGGCTGGGTTATCATGCTTTACAGACGGATATCGAAGCCTTGATGAACAGTCAAACAGGGCAGGACTGGGTTGAAGAAGGTACAAACTCGCTCAAAGAAGCGCAGCACATGCGCCGTGTCGTTGATGAGATGGGCGAAGTCCTGGGGCAGGATATCCTCAATGCGACCCGTGAGGCCGATTGCGTCATCGGTGGCCTGACTTCTGCTGGTCACACGCAGGCTGTCTGCGAGAAGTTCAATAAGCAGCACCTCATCGCCTTATTTTCCCCATTAAACCCGACTTCCCGTTATGCTGCCACGATGGTTCCTAGCGTACCTAAGGTGAATACCTTCTTGAACCGCTTTTCTGGCTATGGGGCGCAGTATTTTATGCACTGGGTGACGAAGAATGCCGTGAATGCGTTTCGCTCAAAATTAGGGTTGGGCTCGTTTCATTATGGCAATTACGCGCGGCTTTATAATCGTCAGACGACAGTGCTGTATGCAATCAGCCCGCTGGTGATGCCGCGCCCTGCTGAATGGGGCAGTCGTATCCATGTGACGGGTTACTGGTTTTATGATGCGGCCACTGATTGGCAACCTTCGCCAGCGCTAAGTGCCTTCCTGGCAGCAGGCGAAACGCCTGTTTATATTGGCTTTGGCAGTATGCCCAGTAAGGACCCCCAGGGCACGGCGCACATGATGATCGACGCGCTCCAGATGACCGGGCAGCGTGGCATCATTCAGAGTGGATGGGCCGGCTTACAGGCAGATGATTTGCCAGATGACATTTTCCTGCTGGATAGCGCGCCGCATGATTGGCTGTTCCCACGTATGAAGGCGGTTATTCATCATGGTGGTGCCGGGACGACGTCTTCTGCTTTGCGCGCAGGCGTGCCCTCAAACATCATCGCTCACATGGCGGACCAGCCTTATTGGGGCCAACGCGTTCATGACCTGGGCGTGAGCGGGCCATTTGTCTACCGTCATAAGCTGACCACGGCACGGCTCGCTAAAGTTATCCAGAACATCACGCAGGATATGGCGATGAAAGACCGCGCTCAACTGCTTGGGCAAAAAATCCGCCATGAACACGGCGTTGCCAATGCTGTGGCGATTATCAACGCAGAAATAGCCAGGTAA
- a CDS encoding Zn-dependent hydrolase produces the protein MPRLRINSPRLKTDFDALAEIGATQSGGVTRVALSNEDLEARAWFANRIEDAGFFVRDDEVGNLSGVLPSKQPNARTLLLGGHLDTVPNGGRFDGSVGVLAGLECLRTISEAGISLPCHLEVISFTDEEGWWQSFFGSLGMTGTLQPHHINDVQQDNAAFRAALYRAGIRVSEVGRAKRDMNDLLGYLELHIEQSKRLEQANIDVGVVTGVVGRSTYVYTFFGEGTSAATTQAPDRRDALQGAAMFITQMYALIADEYPDGIVNCGNIEVQPGTFNVVPAEAKLRIECRHQDSDILNEIESRLIRMAQDIALMYHLSVHVEQMYKRQVAIMDEGILRLIETVCDDEQLTHQRMVSYAGHDAQILSPFLPTAMIFIPSKDGISHNPKEETDWEDVENGANVLLQTILRMAEHA, from the coding sequence GTGCCCAGGCTCCGAATTAATAGTCCCCGGCTCAAAACAGATTTCGATGCGCTTGCTGAAATTGGTGCCACTCAAAGCGGTGGCGTCACTCGTGTTGCATTGTCTAATGAAGACCTTGAAGCCCGCGCCTGGTTTGCGAACCGAATTGAGGACGCGGGCTTTTTTGTGCGTGATGACGAGGTTGGCAATCTCAGCGGCGTTTTACCCAGCAAACAGCCTAACGCGCGGACTTTACTGCTGGGCGGGCATCTGGATACAGTGCCAAATGGTGGGCGCTTTGATGGCAGCGTCGGCGTCTTAGCTGGCCTGGAATGTTTGCGGACGATCAGCGAAGCGGGTATTTCGCTGCCCTGCCATCTGGAAGTCATCAGCTTTACAGATGAAGAGGGTTGGTGGCAGTCATTCTTTGGTAGCCTGGGTATGACAGGCACCTTGCAGCCCCATCATATTAACGATGTGCAGCAGGATAACGCGGCTTTCCGCGCGGCGCTGTACCGGGCAGGCATCCGTGTATCGGAAGTTGGGCGCGCCAAGCGCGACATGAACGACCTGCTCGGCTATTTAGAACTCCATATTGAGCAGAGCAAACGCCTGGAACAGGCCAATATTGATGTTGGCGTCGTCACAGGCGTCGTCGGGCGCTCCACCTACGTCTACACCTTCTTTGGAGAAGGCACCTCCGCAGCGACAACGCAGGCACCGGATCGACGCGATGCCCTGCAAGGGGCAGCGATGTTCATCACGCAGATGTACGCCCTCATCGCGGATGAATACCCAGATGGCATCGTCAATTGTGGCAATATTGAAGTCCAACCGGGCACCTTCAACGTCGTCCCGGCAGAAGCCAAGCTCCGCATTGAATGTCGACATCAAGACAGCGACATTCTCAACGAGATTGAGTCCCGGCTCATCCGAATGGCCCAGGACATCGCCCTTATGTATCATCTCAGCGTCCATGTGGAGCAGATGTACAAACGGCAGGTCGCCATTATGGACGAAGGCATCCTCCGATTGATTGAGACGGTCTGTGACGATGAGCAACTCACCCATCAACGCATGGTCAGTTACGCAGGACACGACGCACAAATCCTCAGCCCATTTCTCCCCACAGCAATGATTTTCATCCCAAGCAAAGACGGCATCAGTCATAATCCAAAAGAAGAAACCGATTGGGAAGACGTCGAGAACGGCGCGAACGTGCTGCTCCAGACGATCCTGCGCATGGCTGAGCACGCCTAA
- a CDS encoding response regulator produces the protein MKGPHVRVFLFCPRLLEYSINNDCTYTVVISLTYHLTLKTIMLNQPLNILVVDDEPHLLSDIAEGLEIEGYNCRTALDGHQAIEYATKYLPDLVLLDLMMPRVSGFEVLNRLKDQPLTSEIPIIILSGKIDQSTILGCLERGAEDFITKPFTYEELLVRIKIVLKKKMAIYTRTHTSDVVKHIFISYKRNDWSQFVNPLVNIFETERLPYWVDQKSIEGSHDWLDEINTALKVASCLVLCITPDALESRYVKMEYRYAFNNLIPIFPIICKKSDLPAELQLFQYYEYHQLTDLILALKRKI, from the coding sequence ATGAAAGGCCCGCATGTGCGGGTCTTTTTGTTTTGTCCACGTTTGCTGGAGTATAGTATTAACAATGACTGCACATATACTGTGGTTATCTCGCTCACCTATCATTTAACACTGAAAACAATTATGTTAAATCAGCCTCTGAATATCCTCGTTGTAGATGATGAACCGCACCTTCTTTCTGATATTGCTGAGGGTTTGGAAATAGAAGGTTACAATTGCCGTACAGCATTAGATGGACATCAAGCAATTGAGTATGCAACAAAGTACTTACCCGATCTTGTCCTACTCGATCTAATGATGCCCCGTGTTTCAGGATTCGAAGTACTTAACAGATTAAAAGATCAACCATTAACATCCGAGATACCTATTATCATTTTAAGCGGAAAGATCGATCAAAGTACTATCCTTGGTTGTCTTGAGCGAGGAGCGGAAGACTTTATTACGAAGCCATTCACTTATGAAGAGCTTTTAGTAAGAATCAAAATTGTTCTAAAAAAGAAAATGGCTATTTATACTCGCACTCACACATCGGATGTGGTCAAACATATTTTTATTTCCTATAAGCGAAACGATTGGTCACAATTTGTGAATCCTCTAGTCAATATATTTGAAACAGAAAGATTACCTTATTGGGTAGATCAAAAAAGTATAGAAGGTAGTCATGATTGGCTAGATGAGATAAACACTGCTCTTAAAGTGGCAAGTTGTCTCGTATTATGTATCACTCCAGATGCTTTGGAATCGCGATATGTGAAGATGGAATATCGTTATGCATTCAACAATCTGATACCAATTTTCCCTATTATATGTAAGAAATCGGATCTACCTGCTGAATTACAATTGTTCCAATATTATGAATATCATCAATTAACTGATTTGATTTTAGCCCTCAAGCGTAAAATCTAG
- a CDS encoding N-acetylmuramoyl-L-alanine amidase family protein: MSDDQHRPPDNPVTPSEGGNDDAAPSTIFVELMREAAAKRAERMEKRDMYRRPRVERVRPEAADDDESDDTTPADQPAHQPTPPRPTSASLSGGAPSRTPDQRAPKTAPPTEQDDTSLPDTSVPDAPSDAPSASESSPEPEQTMPTYYDLLFEEIEPADTQKPIEPPAPLRPPESIVQQTAHPSIPIYEPPSQEELERSAKLEEQRIRRVHRRQERRRQRRAGLMGGFIYTLLIVGIAACIGSTIFTWFTDPQFFNAAVVTGLQVASEDLEATHAPTSMPTPNWYRRVGIVSGHRGPEDDPGAVCDDGLTEAEINFNVATRVVRNLRDMGYSVDLLDEFDTRLDNYQAAALVSIHSNDCTDYGEVVTGYLVAKAAARAEGGPDTRLAECLAQYYGQATGLRRGESLTIDMTDYHSFREIHPLTPAAILELGFMRADRDLLTQQPDLLAQGITQGIVCFLNPNNTNPAQSQDTAEDTAATPDAASDEGVPLDAAEAAEAAPIEPTAAP; this comes from the coding sequence ATGTCGGATGATCAGCATCGCCCTCCAGATAATCCGGTAACACCGTCAGAAGGCGGTAATGACGACGCTGCGCCTTCGACGATCTTCGTAGAGCTTATGCGAGAAGCAGCGGCCAAACGCGCCGAACGCATGGAAAAGCGCGATATGTATCGTAGGCCACGTGTTGAGCGCGTGCGCCCAGAAGCTGCCGACGATGATGAATCGGATGATACGACACCTGCGGATCAACCTGCCCACCAGCCAACGCCCCCAAGGCCAACCAGTGCGTCCCTCTCAGGCGGGGCACCTTCCAGGACGCCGGACCAGAGAGCGCCCAAAACAGCGCCCCCCACAGAACAGGACGATACATCCTTACCAGATACCTCTGTGCCGGATGCGCCATCAGATGCGCCGTCAGCTTCTGAATCATCACCTGAACCAGAGCAGACGATGCCAACTTATTACGACCTGCTCTTTGAAGAAATTGAACCTGCGGATACACAGAAGCCAATAGAGCCACCCGCGCCGCTGCGCCCGCCGGAGTCTATCGTCCAGCAAACGGCACACCCAAGCATCCCTATTTATGAGCCGCCATCGCAAGAAGAATTAGAGCGCTCCGCCAAGCTGGAAGAGCAGCGCATCCGGCGTGTGCATCGCCGCCAGGAACGCCGTCGTCAGCGGCGGGCGGGCTTGATGGGTGGCTTCATCTATACCTTGCTGATTGTGGGGATCGCGGCCTGCATTGGCTCGACCATCTTCACATGGTTTACGGACCCTCAGTTCTTCAATGCCGCTGTGGTGACGGGGTTGCAAGTCGCCAGTGAGGACCTAGAAGCCACCCATGCGCCCACCAGCATGCCCACCCCGAACTGGTACCGTCGCGTAGGCATTGTGTCCGGCCACCGTGGCCCTGAAGATGACCCCGGCGCAGTCTGTGATGATGGCCTGACAGAAGCGGAAATTAACTTCAACGTGGCGACGCGTGTTGTGCGCAACCTGCGCGACATGGGCTATTCTGTTGATCTACTGGATGAGTTTGATACACGGCTGGATAATTATCAGGCGGCGGCCCTCGTCTCTATCCATTCTAATGATTGCACCGATTATGGCGAAGTCGTCACAGGCTATCTCGTCGCTAAAGCCGCTGCCCGTGCGGAGGGTGGCCCAGATACACGCCTTGCGGAGTGTTTGGCCCAGTATTATGGGCAGGCGACGGGCCTGCGGCGGGGCGAGAGCCTCACTATCGACATGACCGACTATCACAGCTTCCGAGAGATTCATCCGCTGACCCCGGCAGCTATCCTGGAACTGGGCTTTATGCGTGCAGATAGGGACCTACTCACACAACAGCCGGATCTACTGGCACAGGGCATCACCCAGGGGATTGTCTGCTTCCTGAACCCGAACAATACCAATCCGGCACAATCACAGGATACAGCCGAGGATACAGCAGCCACACCAGATGCGGCGTCCGACGAAGGCGTACCTCTTGATGCAGCAGAAGCTGCCGAAGCTGCGCCCATTGAGCCGACAGCGGCCCCTTAG
- a CDS encoding VWA domain-containing protein → MSIANPVLFLILLLALPLTWVIGWPRYSFRRRRDVVSLVIRSVLLLLVILAIGGLQLVRAVEKQSVVFLVDVSDSVGTEMQEAQLAYIQEAISNKPTDDEWAVVVFGADVAPERAFNTLTEAPPNLRSQVLTGNTNIAEAIQTAIAIFPADARRRIIILSDGQETIGDAEAKARLAEAAGIEISYVPFFRQQMADVRIIDLEAPSRVIESQDFDLSVSIESALETPARLSLYANGNLIREEDIQLPQGITRYTLTQSGAQSGFLNFSARIDVLNEDGFSQNNQLASFTQVVGPPRVLLVASEEAEITQLLPALQEAGLNVDVTTPANLSPESAGLADYKSIIVANVPATDFTQRQMERLDSYVSELGGGLVFIGGPDSYGPGRYYDTPIEDALPVEMQIRDQQRLPQLTIAYLIDRSGSMAAVGTSGVANIELAKRAIDLSISFLQPTDRAAVGTFDTGGAWVAPFQPVYDERELQRLVATLRSGGGTDIGAGLSLVERDILQEPSQRKHIILLTDGGSNPEGLVERTQQLYEQHDVTTSVIAIGSNPPAFLQEMARVGDGNYHQVADVGQIPNVFALETVLASRTFIEEGDFTAVRTSNSPILDGITALPPYSGYIATTEKDLATVVLRGPEPNSDPLLATWQYGLGRSVAFTSDATARWASNWVTWDNFVRFWGQVVTWSITESATNNIETRIVMQDEMARIIVDAQDEVGGFLNNLQLEAALLDPTNTGRTVRLSQVAPGRYEGAFRPTEEGAYFLTITGSGLVDGEETSFNEVNGWVQSYSPEYTQPEPDEGLLVSIAALTGGQSLEAVPEEAFVPSEEFRTAALPLWPWLLLAAMMLLPFDIAVRRLIITRSDLQRLGDWMNRGRSVAVPDERLSTLRDARSRARNRTGAGEEDATVARLRQRRDQRRSTEADQQPRPQAPRRPSSRDPEFNLPPDRTSQDSTVGSLLKRRRERQDDEQGDE, encoded by the coding sequence ATGAGCATTGCGAACCCGGTTCTCTTCCTGATTTTGCTGCTGGCCCTGCCGCTGACGTGGGTGATTGGCTGGCCGCGCTACAGCTTCCGTAGGCGGCGCGATGTGGTCAGCCTGGTGATACGCTCCGTCCTGCTACTGCTGGTGATCCTCGCTATTGGCGGGCTGCAACTGGTGCGCGCTGTGGAAAAGCAGTCTGTCGTTTTCCTTGTGGATGTCTCCGACAGCGTCGGCACTGAGATGCAGGAAGCACAGCTTGCCTATATTCAGGAAGCGATTAGCAACAAGCCCACAGATGACGAATGGGCGGTTGTGGTCTTTGGTGCAGATGTCGCGCCGGAGCGGGCTTTCAACACATTGACGGAAGCACCGCCTAATTTGCGTTCTCAGGTATTAACAGGGAACACCAACATCGCAGAGGCCATTCAGACCGCGATTGCGATCTTCCCGGCGGATGCACGCCGCCGCATCATTATCCTATCCGATGGGCAGGAGACGATTGGCGATGCTGAGGCTAAAGCTCGTCTGGCCGAAGCGGCTGGCATTGAAATTAGCTATGTCCCCTTCTTCCGCCAGCAAATGGCTGATGTGCGCATCATCGACCTTGAAGCGCCCAGCCGCGTCATTGAATCGCAGGATTTTGACCTCTCCGTCAGCATTGAATCCGCCTTAGAAACGCCCGCTCGGCTTTCGCTGTATGCCAATGGCAACCTCATCCGGGAAGAAGATATACAACTGCCGCAAGGCATCACACGCTATACGCTGACGCAATCTGGGGCGCAATCTGGCTTTTTGAACTTCAGCGCGCGCATTGATGTGCTCAATGAAGATGGCTTCAGCCAGAATAACCAGCTTGCCTCCTTCACGCAGGTGGTGGGGCCGCCGCGTGTGCTGCTCGTCGCCAGTGAGGAAGCAGAAATCACACAATTGCTGCCTGCATTGCAAGAGGCCGGGCTGAATGTGGACGTCACCACGCCAGCGAACCTCTCGCCGGAGAGCGCGGGATTGGCCGATTATAAAAGCATCATCGTGGCGAATGTGCCCGCGACGGATTTTACACAGCGTCAGATGGAACGCCTTGATAGCTACGTGAGCGAGCTAGGGGGTGGGCTGGTTTTCATCGGCGGGCCGGATAGTTACGGGCCAGGGCGTTATTACGACACGCCCATCGAGGACGCGCTGCCTGTTGAAATGCAAATTCGGGATCAACAGCGCTTGCCACAGCTCACGATCGCTTATTTGATTGATCGCAGCGGCAGTATGGCGGCGGTCGGTACCAGCGGCGTCGCCAATATTGAGCTGGCGAAGCGTGCAATTGATCTGTCTATCAGCTTTTTGCAGCCCACAGACCGGGCCGCTGTCGGCACTTTTGATACGGGGGGGGCGTGGGTGGCACCTTTCCAGCCTGTGTATGATGAGCGTGAATTACAACGCCTGGTTGCCACGCTGCGCAGCGGTGGCGGTACGGATATTGGCGCAGGGCTAAGCCTTGTCGAGCGCGACATCCTCCAGGAGCCGAGCCAGCGCAAGCACATTATCTTGCTGACGGATGGCGGCAGCAATCCAGAAGGGCTGGTGGAGCGCACACAGCAGCTTTATGAGCAGCACGACGTGACCACATCCGTGATCGCCATTGGCAGTAATCCACCCGCATTCTTGCAAGAGATGGCGCGTGTGGGTGATGGTAATTATCATCAGGTGGCGGATGTAGGCCAGATACCGAACGTCTTCGCCCTGGAGACTGTCCTTGCTAGCCGTACCTTCATCGAAGAAGGCGACTTCACAGCGGTTCGTACATCTAACAGCCCCATTCTGGATGGCATCACCGCCCTACCGCCTTACAGTGGTTACATCGCCACGACGGAAAAAGACCTGGCGACAGTGGTCTTACGCGGCCCGGAACCAAACAGCGATCCGCTGTTGGCGACATGGCAGTATGGACTGGGGCGTTCTGTCGCGTTTACCAGCGATGCCACTGCCCGCTGGGCCAGCAATTGGGTGACCTGGGATAATTTTGTGCGCTTCTGGGGGCAGGTCGTCACCTGGTCCATTACGGAGAGCGCCACCAACAATATCGAGACGCGCATCGTCATGCAGGATGAGATGGCGCGTATTATCGTCGATGCACAGGATGAAGTTGGTGGCTTCTTGAATAACCTCCAGCTAGAAGCTGCCTTGCTAGACCCAACCAACACCGGGCGTACAGTCCGGCTGTCTCAGGTCGCGCCGGGGCGTTATGAAGGGGCCTTCCGCCCGACAGAAGAAGGTGCTTACTTCCTGACGATTACAGGGAGCGGCCTCGTGGATGGCGAGGAGACCAGCTTCAACGAGGTGAACGGCTGGGTCCAGAGTTATTCGCCGGAATATACACAACCGGAGCCTGATGAAGGCTTGCTGGTGAGCATTGCAGCCTTAACCGGGGGGCAGTCGTTAGAAGCCGTGCCAGAAGAGGCATTCGTCCCCAGTGAAGAATTCCGCACAGCCGCGCTGCCGCTGTGGCCCTGGCTGTTGCTGGCCGCGATGATGTTGCTGCCCTTTGATATTGCTGTGCGCCGCCTGATCATCACGCGCAGTGACTTGCAGCGCCTGGGCGACTGGATGAACAGAGGACGCAGCGTTGCTGTGCCAGATGAGCGGCTGTCTACATTGCGGGATGCCCGTTCACGGGCGCGCAACCGGACTGGCGCAGGCGAAGAAGATGCCACTGTCGCGCGGTTGCGCCAGCGGCGTGACCAACGGCGCAGTACAGAAGCTGACCAGCAGCCCCGGCCCCAGGCTCCGCGTCGTCCTTCCTCGCGCGATCCTGAGTTTAATTTACCACCAGACCGCACCAGCCAGGATAGCACAGTTGGCAGCTTGCTTAAGCGCCGTCGGGAACGCCAGGATGATGAGCAGGGCGACGAATAA